One part of the Amphiura filiformis chromosome 5, Afil_fr2py, whole genome shotgun sequence genome encodes these proteins:
- the LOC140152346 gene encoding uncharacterized protein, with translation MLDFSKAFDKVPHQRLAAKLHHYGIRGKSLQWIQGFLSNSVLYCEIKGPEDHVALQKDLNAVFAWADKWQMSFNASKCQHLTVTPLNTLGIIRRNLGPCSKDVKLKAYQTLVRPQLEYAATAWSPYTARDVKPLEMVQRQAVRFICGEFHRKTSVTPLLDQLQLDQLATRRVMSQCTMFYKIHHGLVNISFPPNIRLHPTSGRLHNLRYLPVLATRNTYKYSFFVRTIPTWNRLPAEAVAAPSVNVFQAIALPAVRVLQPTATHQVI, from the exons ATGCTAGATTTTAGCAAAGCCTTTGATAAGGTGCCGCACCAGAGGCTTGCTGCCAAATTGCACCATTATGGCATTAGAGGGAAATCGCTCCAATGGATTCAAGGTTTCCTGTCAAATAGTGTTCTATATTGTGAGATAAAAGGACCAGAAGATCATGTAGCCTTACAGAAAGACCTGAATGCAGTGTTTGCATGGGCAGACAAATGGCAAATGTCTTTTAATGCCAGCAAATGTCAACACCTCACTGTCACTC CTCTCAACACACTTGGAATTATTCGTCGTAACCTTGGGCCATGTTCCAAGGATGTCAAATTAAAGGCATACCAGACTCTTGTCAGACCTCAACTTGAGTATGCCGCCACAGCTTGGAGTCCATACACAGCTCGTGATGTAAAACCCTTGGAAATGGTCCAGCGTCAGGCTGTTAGGTTCATTTGTGGAGAATTTCATCGAAAGACAAGCGTAACACCTCTTCTGGATCAGCTACAATTAGACCAGTTAGCCACTAGAAGAGTGATGTCTCAATGTACAATGTTTTATAAAATCCATCATGGTCTAGTTAACATCAGCTTTCCACCAAACATCAGGCTTCACCCAACCTCTGGAAGATTACACAATTTACGCTACCTTCCAGTCTTGGCTACTCGCAACACCTACAAATACTCTTTCTTTGTGAGGACAATTCCAACTTGGAACAGGCTACCTGCGGAAGCAGTTGCAGCACCATCTGTCAACGTTTTCCAGGCCATAGCTCTGCCAGCAGTGAGGGTCTTGCAGCCTACTGCTACTCACCAAGTCATCTAA
- the LOC140153584 gene encoding gamma-butyrobetaine dioxygenase-like translates to MGDLLVMANVMISNAVQNQDDKTLTVEWEDGDTQLYPYVWLRDNCQCRTVCWHKSGLSTQPGKSVFNLDLDLNPTSLEVIDSMESSSSSNLIDIRWSDGHQSQYESNWLRKYKFDSSPRSDGILDPNLRYWGSEVGDKQLKKYQFNDLVSSDEALLNWMTDLKELGIALIVNAPKNENELRKIGDRVNFLQPSHYGLIWKVHTRYSPDGSHHYNVAYNAGFLPLHTDLTYVQRPPGLMMLHCIESASEGGESLLSDGFKAAEELKRENPEAFKLLTTTIFENFDKGHSTDYHGRYHTVSRHSVIQLDNHGQISQVVMADHGRTPMLRVPVSTVSAIYEALKLFQGKLHDPVNRFKYKLQGGDIICINNYRVLHGRADFKVTETTNRHLEGAYMDWDQVNLRMRVLQAEMDQKNTNSHT, encoded by the exons ATGGGGGACCTACTGGTCATGGCAAATGTAATGATCTCAAATGCCGTTCAAAACCAAGATGACAAAACCTTAACTGTGGAGTGGGAAGATGGTGACACTCAACTGTACCCATACGTGTGGTTGAGAGATAACTGTCAATGCCGCACTGTCTGTTGGCACAAGTCTGGTCTATCGACGCAACCTGGTAAATCAGTGTtcaatttggatttggatttgaaCCCGACATCTTTGGAAGTCATTGATTCCATGGAATCTAGCTCTTCGTCCAATCTGATAGATATACGATGGTCAGATGGTCACCAGAGTCAGTACGAATCCAATTGGCTTCGCAAATATAAGTTTGATTCATCTCCACGATCAGACGGGATCTTAGACCCCAATTTGCGGTATTGGGGTTCGGAGGTTGGAGACAAACAGCTGAAAAAATACCAATTCAACGACCTAGTTTCCAGTGATGAGGCTCTATTGAATTGGATGACTGACTTGAAAGAACTTGGCATTGCACTTATTGTCAACGCCCCGAAGAACGAAAATGAGCTGCGGAAAATTGGAGATAGGGTTAACTTTCTCCAACCGAGTCATTACGG tCTGATCTGGAAGGTCCATACAAGGTATTCTCCAGATGGCTCCCACCACTACAATGTTGCTTACAATGCCGGGTTCCTGCCATTACATACGGACCTAACTTACGTTCAGAGACCACCAGGg CTTATGATGCTTCATTGTATTGAATCAGCTAGTGAAGGCGGAGAGAGTCTCCTGTCAGATGGCTTCAAAGCTGCTGAAGAACTCAAGCGTGAAAATCCTGAAGCATTCAAGCTACTCACAACAACCATATTTGAGAACTTTGACAAAGGACATTCGACCGATTATCATGGAAGGTATCACACCGTTTCAAGGCACTCTGTCATACA ACTTGATAATCATGGACAGATTTCTCAAGTAGTGATGGCTGATCATGGCCGAACACCAATGCTTCGAGTCCCAGTCTCAACAGTTTCAGCAATATATGAAGCACTTAAACTGTTTCAAGGTAAACTTCATGATCCGGTCAACCGGTTTAAATACAAGTTACAAGGAG GTGACATAATCTGCATTAATAATTACCGAGTGCTGCATGGAAGAGCTGACTTCAAAGTTACTGAGACCACTAATCGCCATTTAGAAGGCGCATACATGGATTGGGACCAAGTTAATTTACGTATGCGAGTGCTTCAAGCAGAAATGGACCAGAAAAACACCAACAGCCACACATGA
- the LOC140152347 gene encoding uncharacterized protein: MRKRDKLYSAAKKTKSKRLWASYKKQRNNVTATLRQSYTHYMEEVLGPSLDTSPKRFWSFIRSQRKDAVSIPTLISDGETCVSDLSKAEALNKQFSSVFTDENLSAIPNKGHSAFSSIQDLDIELQAVIKQLTQININKAGGPDSIPARMLHDYATELAPMLHFIFRQSYATGTLPDD, translated from the coding sequence ATGAGGAAAAGGGATAAGTTGTATTCTGctgcaaagaaaacaaaatccaAACGCCTATGGGCTAGTTACAAAAAACAGCGTAACAATGTGACTGCTACCCTACGTCAGTCTTACACTCACTACATGGAAGAAGTGCTTGGGCCAAGTCTTGACACCAGTCCAAAGAGATTTTGGTCCTTTATAAGATCCCAAAGGAAGGATGCAGTAAGTATCCCCACATTAATATCAGATGGGGAAACATGTGTCTCTGATTTATCAAAGGCTGAAGCTCTAAACAAACAGTTTTCCTCCGTATTTACTGACGAGAACTTATCTGCAATTCCTAACAAAGGGCACTCTGCCTTTTCAAGTATTCAAGATCTTGACATAGAGTTACAAGCAGTAATAAAACAGCTTACTCAGATAAACATCAACAAGGCAGGGGGACCAGACAGTATACCAGCCAGGATGCTTCATGATTATGCTACAGAACTTGCACCGATGCTGCATTTCATCTTTCGGCAATCCTATGCAACAGGAACTTTGCCTGATGATTAG